Genomic window (Paenibacillus sp. 37):
AGATTCCCTATTTTATACATGTGATAATTATCACAATCTCCGTCTCCAGAGCAAAAAAAAGTGATCCTGGTCACACAAAAGATAAAAATCAGCCTATTGTAGTGCGAATTCAAATATCTTTTTTTCAGTATCGAGAACGTGGAATGAAGCCAAAATGGAGGATTGGAGCTTAGGGAAGCTCTATAATGGCTTGCCTACTTCATCTATTCATGGAAGATACTCATGTTTGGGACGGAATGCCCATATGTTAGTCTCAGGCATATCATGCGAAGTACCGTGAGGGCTTTACATATGAAGTGAAAGCATGAAGTACATGCAGAACGAATGACGCGCCATATTACAGTCAAGGTGAGGTGAACGATTCATGGAAAAACCTGCGCCATTACCAGGTGAAGACTCCGAAGTCAGCCTGAATAAGGCCAGTACAACACAGTCCCCGGTCCGATATGTTCTCTTCCCTCGCAAAGGGGGCTGGTCATCCTTTCCCTATCCCGATATTGCTGCACTGCTGTCGATCGAGGGAGAGGTCTACTACGTCAGCAGCCTGACGCAAACAGAAGATGTACCTCCAGCCATTACCGTCATCTCCCTCCCTGAAGCCGAGCAGCTATTGCTGAAACCTCGCACCGTAGCCGTAGTCGCCCATCCCTACTGGCTAATAGCTACGGCTTCGCTGGAGCCTGAGCTATGTATTGCCCTGCTCCCTGAGCCTGCTGGAAACGAAGCAGAATCTCCGCTATGGGAGAGTAGTATTTCCAAACTGGTCGGCATCGCCGATCTGGTCGGCACATCCTCCGAAACACGTTATATGAAGCTGCTTTTCCAAGGCGTACGTGCCATCTGGCTGGGCGGTGAAGACCCTGCACCTGCAGGTACGATGCAAAAAGATGATCTCGAAGTCCCTCTCCGGGACTACGAACTGTTCTTCCTGCATGCGCTGCGGCAGATCCTGTCAGGCACTCCGGATAGCGTCACCCTGCTTCAATGCAGTGTACGTGCCGACTTCTACCGACAGCTCCGAGCCAAAGCAGGTGCACATGAGACGATATCCTTTTTGCTGGCAGCCTATGAGTACTTGCTTGAAGATCCGCGGTCTATCAATTCACTTCAAGAGGCATTCTCCCATGCGGTATTGAATGGTCGCGGTGACTGTGTAGTCTCCCACTATAGATTCCTGTCTGCCATTCATGCCCGGGCCGGACAGTTGGAGGACGCCCTGCGGGTGTATGGAATTAGTGCAGCCGATGAACAAGAACGGCATCATTATGAACAGTTATGTCGCTGGCTTGAGGCGGGAGAAGATCAACTTGTACGAGCGGAAGTACTGCGTATGAACGATGATTACGGAAATGCCCTGCGTATCCTTGACGAACTTGGCGGAGAAACCGCGAGACATTGGAAATTCCGCATCTACCAGGAGACTGGACGCGTGGAAGAGGCACTGGCGCTGGTGCATGCAGTCGATATTCAGGATGATGCCAGTCGCCGGGACTATCAGCAATTATCCGGCAGTGCGCTGGCACTGCGAGGGGAACGACACGGGGCAGTCCGACATTTCCTTGAGACAGCACTGGAGGATGAAGATGCGCTGGCCCGGATTGTCGAGCTGGAGCTGTTGGACCATGCTGTACAGCAATTGCTTGGGGAGGTGCCATGATGCTGGACCCGAAGAAGCGTAGACAACAGTTGAATGGACCAATGGTGCACAGGAATATCCGAACCGAAACCACTTACACGCCAACCGAAACAGTCGATCGAACACATACAGACGCATTGGAAAATGGAGATCATCCCCCGGATCATGCACAACCAACGCAGGACATCCGAAGCCAAGTGCATCACTGGAATGATTCACAAGGTCAGGCAGAACAGAATGCTGCTGTATCACAAGAGGAAACGAGTGTATTCAAAGAACCCTTCTCCATTCGTCGGGTTCGCAAAAGCAAAGGTAACAAGCTCACCGCCATGCTCCAGGTTCGCAATGAACGTGGCCGATACCTGGAAGAAGTATTGCATGATCTGAGTGAGTTCGTGGATGAGATCGTCATTGTGGACGATGCCAGCACAGACGGAACACCGGATATATGTAAAGCCTACCCTAAGGTGGTCCGTCTGGAAGTACTGGACAAACCGCTGTTCGCTGAGGAATGGCGTCTTCGCAACACTTTGTGGCAAGCGGCTGCGGGAACATGTCCCGACTGGTTGCTCTCAGTTGATGCGGATGAGCTGTACAGCTCAGAGGCCAAGAAAGCCATCCGCACGCTGATTAATCAGGAGTATGCGGACTGGTTTGCATTCCGTTTCTACGACATGTGGGGTGGCCGGACCCACTACCGGGAAGATGATCTCTGGTGTCTGCACAAGCGGCATACCGCTTCACTTGTACGTTATATGCCTGGATATCCTTATTTCTATCCACAACAGAATCATCATGTTCCCCGCCTTCCCTTGTCCTGCACGGTATTGCCTGGGGTCAGTACGGAACTGAAGGTTCAACATCTCGGCTGGGCCGGCAGTCTGGAGGACCGGGTTCGTAAATATTTGCGTTACAAACGCATTGATCCTAGCGGTGAGTGGGGCAATCTTGCACATTACGAGTCTATTCTCGATCCGGAACCTCGGCTGATTCCCTGGAAGGAGGGACCGTGAGATGGGCGTGGTGAGTATTCTGACACATAGTTTCACCGACGGGTACAACCGGGAATTCGGTCGTGTATTTGGTGGTGGACTGGAACGCTATATTCTGGAACTGTGCAGTGTCATCCGTGGACTCGGGCATATTCCTGAAGTTCATCAGCTCTCTTATTTTGAAGCATTCCAGACTCGGACGGAGCAGATTGACGTATTTGGTTATTCGTACGACATGGATAATGTACCGGAAGCCTTTGACCGGATGGCAGCCGCAGCGCGCGGCCCAGTGATCTATGCCAGCTGTCTGTGGCAACCCATCACCTACAAACCCGGCAGTCTTGGCATCTGTCACGGCATTAACTGGGATCGTCCCGGACTGCCACTGGAGACCAAACAACAAGTCGCGGAACATATTCAACTGGCTCTGGATGGACTCGTGCGCATTGTATCCGTGGATTCTCATTTTCAGACCTTTTGCCGGGCTGCGTGCACCTATACCGATCCAAGACAGGTTGTCCTGATTCCCAACGCAGTGGATACGTCCTATTTCACACCAGCCCCGCCAACACGGACCTTCGAGCAGAAACAGGAAGACGAATGGCTTGTCGCATGGAAGAATGATCTGGCGAGTCATGGAGAAAATGTTGGTGCAGTTATATCAGGGATGAAAGCTGAGGAAAGCCAGGCTGGACCAAGTGGTGATGGAGCGTACAGTGCGAAGGCTAACGGAGATGGAGGTGGGGATACAGACGATCAAGAACGAGAGGAGAAGGGAGCGGTAGATCTCCATTTGGAATTATCAAAACTGGAAACAGCCGAGGTAAATGGCGAAACGTATAGGGTTGCTCGTAACCTCCGAAATGCAACGGATTGGGCTACAGATGTTCTAGCAGAAGCAGATGCTGAATATCAGGTTAATGGTCCCATTCAGGGACAGGTTGAAAAGAAAACTGTAGATGCCCGGATGACCTCTCCCCGCCCAATTCGCATCATATATCCGCGTCGCATCAGCATGGAACGGGGTATTATTCCAATGATGCTGGCGGCGGATAAACTACTCGGAGCCTTTCCAGATCTGGAGGTTGAATTTGCCGGGGAATTGGTCGAAGGCAGTACGGTCGGGAGAGTCTTTCGTTACTGGCATCGTACTCATCCACATGCGGGGCGAATTAACCAGCGCACGTATGATTTCAGGGATATTCGGGAGGCCTACCATCAGGCAGATATCGCCGTAATTCCAACAATATTCTCGGAGGGTACCTCCTATGCCTGTCTGGAAGCGATGAGCTGTGGACTCCCGGTAATTGCCTCCAATGTCGGCGGATTGAATGATCTCATTCAGGATGGTTTTAATGGGCTACTGGTACCTCCCGGCGAGCAGGAACTAACCGCTGCTCTGGTTCGTCTCGTACAGGATCGGGCCGAGCGAGAACGACTGGGAATCTATGCGCGCGAGACTGCACTGTCCTATGATCTTGCCAGGTGGCGGAGCCGGTGGAGCACGGTGTTGGAATCATTTTTGGCAGAGACAGGATTAAAGGAGGGAATTCGGGGATGATGGATACGCCCAAGGCACCGGAATTCATGGAATCAAGATACATTAGGCAAAGTGACCCTAAAACGGACACATTGGTCTTCCCCCTGCATCCGGCATGGTGGAGCCGTCCCTACGAATATGAATGGGCCCGGCGGTTTGCACGTCCAGACGATGTAGTCCTTGATGCAGCCTGCGGCATCTCCCATCCGTTCAAATTCTGGCTTGCCGAACACTGCCGTGAGGTTCACGCCTGCGATTGGGATGAACGCATTTTGTCTGAAGAGGCGATAAGACTGGATATTGTTTCTGATTTTGGCGAGCAGGCCGCCCATGATCTGCCGGAATCCACTCTCGTCCGATTGCAGCGCGCAAAGGCTAATCTGGCCCAGCTTCCGTATGAGTCGGGTAAGTTTGATCGGGTGTTCTGTATCTCTGTACTGGAGCATCTGGATACAGGCACGATGCTGCGGGCGTTTCGTGAATTCGCTCGGGTGCTGAAGCCAAACGGACAGTTGATCGCTACTTTCGATGTACCCGAGATGCGGCCTGATCTGCTGGAGACAATCATGGCTGTCACCGGATTAACCATTGAAGATAAGCTGAATGTGGTAGAGCCGGACGATGCCATCTGGTCTGACATGTACGGCACGCCGATCCGCTGTTTTCGAGCGGTGATATGCAAAGGTTGAGACGAATTGGGTTACGCTGATTTAAGTGCAGAGTGGAAAATTGAGGGCTTGAGGGCTTCACCCATTAGCAACGGAACCATGCACGGTTCGGGCAATGCTCCGATTACCGGTAGCTCCGTTGCTTTTGCAATTTCAATCGGATGGTCTATTGCGGGAATATGTGGGGATGTACAGGGGGGTTGGAGGTTGGGGACTAGGAATCAGAGATTAGTGATTAAAGATTAAAGATTAAAGATTAAAGATTAAAGGAAATTATAGGTGTACCAGTAACATGTTGCACTGGTTGGTGTATTCATCAGCAGAGGCTGCGCCGGGTGCTGTCAGGCGCAGCAGGGTGTGCAGGCCCGGCGGAATTGTCGTCGCCGGGCGACCTGTGGCGGCAGATTGCCGCGCAGTGAGTTGGGCCGATTCAGCCCATTCACGCGCCAGGTTCTGCCGCCCGGCGAGCAGCGCGAGCGTGCCCGCGAGGAGCGCGTGAGCGGTGCGCTCCGGGGTGGGCACCGCGTCCGCGTGGGGCTGCTGCGCGCCGTCAGGCGTGCCGCATAGCGCAAGCAGCCCTTCGCGGACGCTCGCGGGTGCGCGCAGCAGCCCGCAGCGTGCCGCAGGCGGAAGCGCTGCGAGCAACGCCAGCGCGCCGCGAGGCGGCAGGGCTTGCAGCAGACGCAGCCATGCGGCCCAGGCGCCTACGCCGGCGAGCGCTTGCGCAGCGGCGAGCACGCCGCCAGGCACAGGCCCGGCAGAGCCGCCGGGCGTTGCATCGCCGGGCGGGCTAGACGCCATGCTGCTGCGAGCCCTGGCCCCGCGCTGCAGCAGCGCCTCGGCGGCGTGGGCCGCGGCGGGCAGCGCTGCCTGCTGGCGAGCCGCCGCTCGGGCGCTGCGCCTGCCGGGCTGCTTGTGGCCCAGCGCCCACAGCGCCAGGGCTGCCTCTGGCCCGTGCTGCGCATGCGCCGCCCAGAGCTGCAAAGCCGCCCGAGCCGCGGCGTCCTCGCCCAGCTGGGCCAGCGCAAGCCCGGCGGCAAGCGGCTGTGCAAGCAGCGGGGCAGCAAGCGCCGCCGCGTGGCGCAGCAGCCACTCCGGCCGATGCGCGGCAAGCGCGGCCGGGATCAGCGCTTGCCATGCCGCAGGCGGCAAGCTTACCCGAGCGGCAACGCTGGCGATGGAATGCGGCCGCCCTGTCGCTGCGGCCAGCAACAACAGCCGCTGCCATGCAGGCAAGCTGCCGGGTTGTATGCCCAGCGCCGCTATGTACGCGGCTTCTGCCTCTGCCCAGCGGCCAGCCCTCTCATATGCCATGCCTTCCAGCGCCAGGCTCCGATAGGTCCCGGCACCAGAGACTGATGTATACCTGCTGGCTGTGGAGGCAGCTGATTTAGCCTGATTTAACCAGTCTAAGGCCACATCCTCTCTCCCTTGATCCAGTTCGAGTACAGCACCAAGCTCCAACAAATCCGGAAAATCCTCATACACGGGCGCCCATGCTTCCACTACAGCAAGTGCCCGTTCTGGACTACCAATCTCTCGCCAGGCGTAAGCCGTTTTCAGCACCAAATCCGAGTGATATCCACACTCCGGCATAAGTTGTGCCAATAATGGCTGCAACAACCGGAGTGCTTCATCATACTTCGCTTGCTGAAACCATTCGGTAGCCAGAGCATACAACAACTCCGGTTGATCTACCTCCTGATTCAACGCGGAACGTATCAACTGCATGTTGCGTGCACCTTTATTTTTGGCAGTAATCGCCTGCTCCAGATATCCGTAATGAATGACCTCAAGTCCAGAATGAAGCACACCTTGCGGAGCCAGTGCCATGATGGAAGAAGCAATCTCTTCATGAATTCTGCCCTGAAAGGCAATTCGGGGATCATTTCGGAACAATCGACATACCGCATCCGTCACACGTTCTTCACCGGACACACCCAGCAGACTCGTGACTTGTAGCCAATATCCCCATACATCGTCTCTGCTTGCCGCTAACAACTGCACGAGTTCTTCCTTCATCTGCGGAGTCTGTACCCATACTTCATCCGCATCAAGCACCAGAATCCACGGTTTCGTAGCAGCAGCCAGCGACAGGTTACGGGCTTCACTGAAATCTCCGTTCCATTCCGTACGAATTACAACGGCACCATGAAGGCGGGCAATTTCGATTGTATTATCTACCGATCCGGTATCCACGATGATGATCTCATCCACAACATTCCTGACTGCATTCAAGCACCGCTGAAGTGATCCGGCTTCATCCTTCACGATCATACACAAGCTAATCCCTATGCCCATATTCATCACCACCCCTCACCAACGGAGTTCGGCCCCACCCATTAGCCCGCTGAATTAAGTTGAACCCCCGCACCTGCCTGATCCCCTCTCAGCTCTCAAACCCGTCCGCTCCCGGCAACTCCAGCCGAATATGTTGAATAACAGGCCAACATCGATGCCGCTGTCCATCTGTATGCTGAGCGAACAACCCCAGATGATGATCCGCAGCACTAACCAATCCTTTCACCAACCAACTGGTTCCCACCAGCGTATCCAAAGATCCAGGGAATGCTCCCATATCTTCTCCTTTTTCCCTATCCATATCCTTATCCTTCTCGCTCCTCTTCCCTTCCTCTTTCTCCTTCTCTCCCACTCGAACGCTCTCTCCCGCAGATAATCCTGCTCCCACCAATTGGTGTCGACACATCTGAATCAGGCCATGCAGCTCTTTCCATCTCCCTGACTGTACACATCCCTCCATCATCAGTCCAAGGGCCTGCCAGCCATCATACTCTGTTCCTGCAACCGTTCCGTCTATGCTGGAGCCCCTGTCCTTCTTCGTTGTTACTCTCAGACCCACCGTTCGCCCTGTCTGCACAGTAGATTCCTCATCATCAGTTACTGCTGCACCTCCCTGAGAACTACGCTTCAACCACAACGTCAATGGATCATCTCCGTTGACTTCCTTCCCCTCGATCCACTCCAAACGTTCGAGCCACCGGGCAGATGAAGTTGCGAGCAACCCTTTTTTGCGCTGCACAGGTTCCAGTTTCAGACGAGCCTTGTTCCATCTTCCCTGTTGGATTTGGAGCATCGCCTCCGCCACAGATAAACGCTCCCTCATCTCTGCGGAGGGTTGTGAGGATACACCCAGTAACAATTGCAGAGCCGCTTCATAACAACGACTTTGCTCCAAAATGCCCAATACTTTGTGTGTAGCCTCTTCCGAACCGATTGCAAAGCGCTCCCTCACCAGCTCAGGAATCTGATGTTCCTGCCCGGAGACTCGCATAATTCGGAATATCCGATAGAGCGGCGGTAACAGACTCGATTTGGCACGTACCGCTTCCACGTAAGCATCCACCGCACCCTCCAGATCTGCCCTTCCTTCCAGTAATCGTCCTAACATATACCACGTCTGATAGGTGCCGATGCCTTCTTCCGTATGATATATGGGTGGAGGTGGTCCCATACGGACAGCTTCACGCAGCGAATATTCTGCCCGATCTGCATCACCCAATGCGTCTGCACATACCCCGCGATGGTGCATCAGATCCGTGTACTCTGGAAAGAGTTCAAGCGCAGCATCAATGCGATCCAATGCCTCCTGCCAGCGATTCAGGTGCTGGAGACAACGAACTTCATATTTGAACAGCAAATGCGCGTAACTGGTCACCGCAGGATCAATCCCCATCCGAGCCACACCAAACGTCTCCAAAGCCCGCTCCGCTTCCCCCACACGCAGATACTCGACACCCAGATTATAGTGATGGAATGGCTGATCCGGTTCTTCCTGCACTGCCTGTTGCAGCAGGCGAACATTACGGTTCACCTTATCTTTGCGCTCCACAATCGCCGTCTGATACCCATAATGATGGATGACCATGTCCGTCACATAAAAAGCCGCCTCTGGATTCCTACGGCAAATCGCCGCCGCAATCTGCTCATGAATCCGACCTTCGAACCGATGCTCCGGGGCATTACGGAAGAGACGCAAAACCGGATTCACGGTAACCCCCTGCTGACCCGTACCTGTATAGTTATGAATGTTTAAAAACAATCCGTCACATCCGCTGACCGACGTCCAGCTCCTGATCTGCTCCCGCGCAGCCCTATCGAGCACCTCGTCCGCATCAAGAAAAAGAATCCAGTCGCCGGAAGCCTGCTCCAGGCCAGCATTCCGTGCTGCGGCAAAATCTTCGCACCACTCAAATCGCACAACCACCGCTCCATATTGCTGCGCAATCTCCGCGCTGCGATCCGATGAACCGGTGTCCACCACAATAATTTCGTCCACCGATCCCTGGACACTGGCAAGACAATGAGGCAGTAACTCTTCCTCATCCTTCACGATCATGCATAGGGAAATTCGTTCCGCTCGCAAGCTGATTCCTCCTTTCCTTTGCATGGAAAAGCGTACGCCACGGGATGCCCCCGGTGGTTTGCAGCCTTTGTTCCAATGCGGTATATTGTGCAGCGAGTACCCCTGAAGACGGAGAACGTACCAATTCCTGCTGAATCGCCTCCATTGCCAATTGCATGTAACATACAGCTACTCCAGCTCGGGCCTGCCACATATCAGGCTCCCGCTCCAGAGCCTGCTCGAACAGAGAGAGCGCTTGATCATTGTGACCTTTGGCATACAGCGTTTCACCCAGCCAGAATAAACCTTCGGCATCCAGTTCACTCTCGGTCATGCACTGAATCAGGATGTTCGCGGCTACCATGGTATACCCCTGACGATACAGCAGACTTGCAAACTCCCGTCGTAAAGTTATAGCCGTTCCCCAATGGTCACACATCATCATGGCCCGCAACTCATGCAGTTGCTCAGCAAGTGTAAGCTGTCCTGTCTTTATGGCTTGCCGCACAACCTTTTCTGCTACCATCTCTGAATGCGGACCCCATTGCATAAGCTTTTGTTCATGTGAAGCAAGTTTCATGCTTCGCGGCTCCTTGGTTAACTGATTCAGCAGTCGATCCATGACCTTCCAAACGTTCTTTTCTTGTGGAAGCGTAGTTGCGAGGAACGCCTCGGATAATGGTAATCCGTTGGTCCAACAAGCCAGTGCCCAATCCATTCTGTGCTCAGCCAGCAGATTGACTTCATTTACACACCCCACGCTCCAGTGTTCTTCTGCCAGTTGCAGTGCTTCGGAAACCCTATTCGCACATAACATCCAATGTATTCGATCCACAACATGGATACGAGCAGTACGCGCATCTGTATCCAGCATTTTCAATGCCTGCTCATATGCTCCACAGCCTGTTAGAACATAAATCACTTGCAACAGATGATCCTCATTTGTCATTGCATATGAATGGGGCATTTTACCACGAATCAAATCACCTTGATCTAACTCTCCGATTCCGCTGCTTCTGGAAAGTAATGTTTCTGCTATGTTCTCATCGGTTTCACCAGATTGTTGCAGCACGTCTGCCAACCCGGCCCATGCCGGAGCATATGTGAACATACTGTTCAGAGCCAGCCCGTACAGATGTGCAGACTCATTCAGGAATCCCCTTTTCTGTGCAAGTCTTGCCATGGCAGTATAGGCTCTGTAACTGTTAGAACCCGCTTCCGTTACATATGACGCGTCTAACATGCTACCGCCATCACTCTGTCCAACACGGTTCGTTCTCTCCCAGCAGTCCGTTGCTCGGGCATACGATTGATATGCACGCTCCTCCAAACCTTGCTGCTCCAACGTCTCCCCATACAGCAGGTGCAGATCAGCATAAGATGGATATCGCTGTCTTTCCAAAGCCAGAATTGCATGCGCCTCGTCGTAATGTTCCGATCCCACAAGGGTCTTTGCATAATCTCTAACCAGTGTTGGTCGATATGGCGCGAGCAACTCTGTCAGGTGTAATGATTCACGGAACACTTCAATTGCCTGTTCGATCTGACCAAGCTGGCAATACGTTACTCCCAGATTGTACAGGTGAAAAGGCTGTGCAGGCTCATCTGCGAGTTCCCGCTCAATCAGCTTTAAATTACGTCTTGGTTTATGTTCCTTCGAAATCGTTGAGGCCAGATATCCATCATGAACCAGACATAGTGGAGCAAGCGGTTCTGTTTCGATCAACATATGTTCCTCACCTGTAAAGGTCTCGCTCTTATCCATATCACCAGCCTCTTCCTGGACAAGCTCGCTTGGGCCACTACGAACCAATTGCTCATGAATACGCCCCTTGTATCGATATCCCTGATGAGCACGGAACAGTCTCACTGGCTGAGAGATAACGTTCTCTTCTACCTCTTCACCGTATCGATTCTCTATGGTGATACGTAATCTCGAAATGCTTTTATGGACTTTAGGTAAAAAATTCAGCAGTTCTTCCAATCCCTGCGTAACGTATTCATCCGCATCCAAACACAGGACCCATTCCGTGCTCGCCAGAGGCAGACTGATATTTCGTGCATGGGCAAAGTCATCTTGCCAACAGGCGTGCAACACCGTTGCTCCGTACGTTCTGGCGATCTCGGGTGTACGGTCAGATGAGCCGGTATCGGTAATAAAACATTCCGTGCTGATATGCTTCAAGCTGTCGAGACAGCGGGGCAGGTGATGTTCTTCATTTTGCACAATCATATGGATTCCAAGTAAACGGTTCTTCAATGCAAACACCTCCAATACAAAAAAATACATGAAGTCCATCAAAGGAACTCCATGTACCTATATGACAAATAAATGGGTTATGTGCCTTGTCCATTGAAGAACACATCAATCGTGCTTGGTGCACCGATTAGGCTGGAGCGGTAGGAAAGACGCGTGTATTTGAGAAAACGCTGCGGAACCAATACATCGACTGACCCGGACAAAATGCCTGTTACCGTCGTTACATCCGTGTACCAGTTCGTTCCGTTGGCGCTGATCTCAACAAGAGCATCTACCCGGTTTACACCCGGCCCCCGGTTATATACAAAGAAAGAATACGTGCCAAATACACTGGTCGTAACCGCTGGGAGCGCTGTGAAGGTGTTTGCGGTCGGGGTGCTTATGAGTTGGGACTCCTGAAAACTCTTCTGTGAAATGGACGTCACACTGCTAAGTGTTCCCGCGGTAATTGTAGCACCTAGCACGCTGGTGATTGTACCATTCAGCAGGTTTGTCAACGTCCCTGCAGTCACGGTTGCGCCAAGTACGCTTGTGATGGTTCCGTTCAATAAGTTTGTCAGTGTTCCTGCGGTAATCGTTGCTCCCAATACACTCGTGATCGTACCATTCAGCAGGTTCGTCAGTGTTCCGGCTGTAATTGTCGCTCCGAGTATACCTGTGATGGTACCCGCTGTAATCGTTGCTCCAAGCACACTGGTGATCGTTCCGGCGGTAATCGTCGCTCCCAATACACTTGTGATTGTACCATTCAGCAAGTTGGTCAGTGTTCCTGCGGTCACCGTGGCTCCGAGCACACTCGTGATCGTTCCGGCGGTAATCGTCGCTCCCAATACACTTGTGATTGTACCATTCAGCAAGTTGGTCAGCGTTCCTGCGGTCACCGTGGCTCCAAGCACACTCGTGATCGTTCCTGCGGTAATCGTCGCTCCCAATACACTTGTGATTGTACCATTCAGCAAGTTGGTCAGCGTTCCTGCGGTCACCGTGGCTCCGAGCACACTCGTGATCGTTCCTGCGGTAATCGTTGCTCCCAATACACTCGTAATCGTACCATTCAGCAAGTTCGTTAGTGTTCCGGCTGTTACGGTGGCTCCCAGCACACTATTAATCGTACCTGCCGTGATGGTCGCTCCAAGTACACTCGTAATCGTTCCGTTCAGAATGTTGGTAATGGTTCCTGCGTTAATTGTAACGGTAGTCAGACCTGAGATATTACTAATGGTCCCGTCCAAAATAATGCCAACCACATTCCCGCTCGTATCGGTTCTGACAGGCTGGGCTGTCCCTGTACTATCCTGGCCGAAAATCAACGTTCTTAGATTATCCGGATTCGTATTAAACGTCGTAAAGTTAGGCATGTGCCTCGTCCTCCTCCCTAGTCAAATCTGTGAGATCATACTCCCTTACGGCATACGTTGTGCCTGAAAGTAAACGTCGAGCCGGGTCGGTTGATCCGGTTCAACGGATCGAATGGCAAGCCGGGTATAGTGTAAAAATCGCAATGGTACCAGCGCTTTGGTCTGGCCTCCCGCGACCACCTCCTGGCTGTCCACAGCATAATCCACGGCATTTGGGCTGATCTGGATCTGTACAAGAGCCGGATGTTTTCCCCGATTCACAACGCCATAGGTATACATGCTGAGTGATGAGGTGTCTTGTGCCGGGAGTGAATCCATACTGCTA
Coding sequences:
- a CDS encoding tetratricopeptide repeat protein — encoded protein: MEKPAPLPGEDSEVSLNKASTTQSPVRYVLFPRKGGWSSFPYPDIAALLSIEGEVYYVSSLTQTEDVPPAITVISLPEAEQLLLKPRTVAVVAHPYWLIATASLEPELCIALLPEPAGNEAESPLWESSISKLVGIADLVGTSSETRYMKLLFQGVRAIWLGGEDPAPAGTMQKDDLEVPLRDYELFFLHALRQILSGTPDSVTLLQCSVRADFYRQLRAKAGAHETISFLLAAYEYLLEDPRSINSLQEAFSHAVLNGRGDCVVSHYRFLSAIHARAGQLEDALRVYGISAADEQERHHYEQLCRWLEAGEDQLVRAEVLRMNDDYGNALRILDELGGETARHWKFRIYQETGRVEEALALVHAVDIQDDASRRDYQQLSGSALALRGERHGAVRHFLETALEDEDALARIVELELLDHAVQQLLGEVP
- a CDS encoding glycosyltransferase; the protein is MMLDPKKRRQQLNGPMVHRNIRTETTYTPTETVDRTHTDALENGDHPPDHAQPTQDIRSQVHHWNDSQGQAEQNAAVSQEETSVFKEPFSIRRVRKSKGNKLTAMLQVRNERGRYLEEVLHDLSEFVDEIVIVDDASTDGTPDICKAYPKVVRLEVLDKPLFAEEWRLRNTLWQAAAGTCPDWLLSVDADELYSSEAKKAIRTLINQEYADWFAFRFYDMWGGRTHYREDDLWCLHKRHTASLVRYMPGYPYFYPQQNHHVPRLPLSCTVLPGVSTELKVQHLGWAGSLEDRVRKYLRYKRIDPSGEWGNLAHYESILDPEPRLIPWKEGP
- a CDS encoding glycosyltransferase family 4 protein, with the translated sequence MGVVSILTHSFTDGYNREFGRVFGGGLERYILELCSVIRGLGHIPEVHQLSYFEAFQTRTEQIDVFGYSYDMDNVPEAFDRMAAAARGPVIYASCLWQPITYKPGSLGICHGINWDRPGLPLETKQQVAEHIQLALDGLVRIVSVDSHFQTFCRAACTYTDPRQVVLIPNAVDTSYFTPAPPTRTFEQKQEDEWLVAWKNDLASHGENVGAVISGMKAEESQAGPSGDGAYSAKANGDGGGDTDDQEREEKGAVDLHLELSKLETAEVNGETYRVARNLRNATDWATDVLAEADAEYQVNGPIQGQVEKKTVDARMTSPRPIRIIYPRRISMERGIIPMMLAADKLLGAFPDLEVEFAGELVEGSTVGRVFRYWHRTHPHAGRINQRTYDFRDIREAYHQADIAVIPTIFSEGTSYACLEAMSCGLPVIASNVGGLNDLIQDGFNGLLVPPGEQELTAALVRLVQDRAERERLGIYARETALSYDLARWRSRWSTVLESFLAETGLKEGIRG
- a CDS encoding class I SAM-dependent methyltransferase, which translates into the protein MMDTPKAPEFMESRYIRQSDPKTDTLVFPLHPAWWSRPYEYEWARRFARPDDVVLDAACGISHPFKFWLAEHCREVHACDWDERILSEEAIRLDIVSDFGEQAAHDLPESTLVRLQRAKANLAQLPYESGKFDRVFCISVLEHLDTGTMLRAFREFARVLKPNGQLIATFDVPEMRPDLLETIMAVTGLTIEDKLNVVEPDDAIWSDMYGTPIRCFRAVICKG
- a CDS encoding glycosyltransferase family 2 protein, with translation MGIGISLCMIVKDEAGSLQRCLNAVRNVVDEIIIVDTGSVDNTIEIARLHGAVVIRTEWNGDFSEARNLSLAAATKPWILVLDADEVWVQTPQMKEELVQLLAASRDDVWGYWLQVTSLLGVSGEERVTDAVCRLFRNDPRIAFQGRIHEEIASSIMALAPQGVLHSGLEVIHYGYLEQAITAKNKGARNMQLIRSALNQEVDQPELLYALATEWFQQAKYDEALRLLQPLLAQLMPECGYHSDLVLKTAYAWREIGSPERALAVVEAWAPVYEDFPDLLELGAVLELDQGREDVALDWLNQAKSAASTASRYTSVSGAGTYRSLALEGMAYERAGRWAEAEAAYIAALGIQPGSLPAWQRLLLLAAATGRPHSIASVAARVSLPPAAWQALIPAALAAHRPEWLLRHAAALAAPLLAQPLAAGLALAQLGEDAAARAALQLWAAHAQHGPEAALALWALGHKQPGRRSARAAARQQAALPAAAHAAEALLQRGARARSSMASSPPGDATPGGSAGPVPGGVLAAAQALAGVGAWAAWLRLLQALPPRGALALLAALPPAARCGLLRAPASVREGLLALCGTPDGAQQPHADAVPTPERTAHALLAGTLALLAGRQNLAREWAESAQLTARQSAATGRPATTIPPGLHTLLRLTAPGAASADEYTNQCNMLLVHL